A genomic segment from Gracilinanus agilis isolate LMUSP501 chromosome 1, AgileGrace, whole genome shotgun sequence encodes:
- the DNAJB5 gene encoding dnaJ homolog subfamily B member 5 isoform X2, with amino-acid sequence MGKDYYKILGIQSGANEDEIKKAYRKMALKYHPDKNKEPSAEEKFKEIAEAYDVLSDPKKRAVYDQYGEEGLKTGGGSSGGSGGSFHYTFHGDPHATFASFFGGSNPFDIFFASSRTTRPFNGFDPDDMDVDEDEDPFGAFGRFGFNGLSGGPRRPQESLHPRRKVQDPPVVHELRVSLEEVYHGSTKRMKITRRRLNPDGRTVRTEDKILHIVIKRGWKEGTKITFPKEGDATPDNIPADIVFVLKDKPHAHFRRDGTNVVYSALISLKEALCGCTVNIPTIDGRVIPLPCNDVIKPGTVKRLRGEGLPFPKVPTQRGDLIVEFKVRFPDRIAPQTRQILKQHLPCS; translated from the exons ATGGGGAAGGATTATTATAAGATTCTGGGTATCCAGTCCGGagccaatgaagatgaaatcaagaaAGCATATCGGAAGATGGCCCTGAAATATCACCCAGACAAGAACAAAGAGCCCAGTGCTGAGGAGAAGTTTAAGGAAATTGCAGAGGCTTATGATGTGCTGAGTGATCCCAAGAAACGTGCTGTTTATGACCAGTATGGAGAAGAAG GCCTGAAGACCGGTGGTGGCAGCTCTGGAGGCTCAGGAGGCTCCTTCCACTATACCTTCCATGGTGACCCCCACGCCACTTTCGCCTCCTTCTTTGGTGGCTCCAACCCCTTCGACATCTTCTTCGCCAGCAGTCGTACCACACGGCCTTTCAATGGTTTTGATCCCGACGACATGGATGTGGACGAAGACGAGGACCCGTTTGGCGCCTTTGGCCGCTTTGGTTTCAATGGGCTAAGTGGGGGACCCAGACGACCGCAGGAATCCCTGCACCCCCGGCGGAAAGTGCAGGATCCCCCTGTGGTGCACGAGCTTCGCGTGTCCCTAGAAGAGGTATATCATGGCTCCACTAAGCGCATGAAGATCACCCGGAGGCGCCTCAATCCAGACGGTCGGACCGTGCGTACCGAGGACAAGATCCTGCACATTGTTATCAAGCGAGGCTGGAAGGAGGGCACCAAGATCACTTTTCCCAAAGAGGGCGATGCCACACCGGACAACATCCCCGCCGACATAGTCTTTGTACTCAAGGATAAGCCTCATGCCCACTTCCGCCGAGACGGGACCAACGTGGTGTACAGTGCACTGATCAGCCTCAAGGAG GCGCTGTGTGGATGCACTGTGAACATTCCCACCATCGACGGCCGAGTTATCCCCCTACCCTGCAATGACGTCATCAAGCCGGGCACTGTGAAGAGACTACGGGGGGAGGGGCTACCCTTCCCCAAGGTGCCCACCCAGCGGGGCGACCTTATAGTCGAGTTCAAAGTGCGCTTCCCTGACAGGATAGCCCCGCAGACGCGACAAATCTTAAAACAGCACCTGCCTTGCTCCTAG
- the DNAJB5 gene encoding dnaJ homolog subfamily B member 5 isoform X1: MFKRTGLSCPPPAAPPIQTRGGFRSFPHFWGEDFLASLMFKIQLEPLKLRAWTLNGFVKFRNKEASTGPVAVMGKDYYKILGIQSGANEDEIKKAYRKMALKYHPDKNKEPSAEEKFKEIAEAYDVLSDPKKRAVYDQYGEEGLKTGGGSSGGSGGSFHYTFHGDPHATFASFFGGSNPFDIFFASSRTTRPFNGFDPDDMDVDEDEDPFGAFGRFGFNGLSGGPRRPQESLHPRRKVQDPPVVHELRVSLEEVYHGSTKRMKITRRRLNPDGRTVRTEDKILHIVIKRGWKEGTKITFPKEGDATPDNIPADIVFVLKDKPHAHFRRDGTNVVYSALISLKEALCGCTVNIPTIDGRVIPLPCNDVIKPGTVKRLRGEGLPFPKVPTQRGDLIVEFKVRFPDRIAPQTRQILKQHLPCS; the protein is encoded by the exons ATGTTTAAGCGCACCGGGCTGTCCTGCCCACCCCCAGCTGCTCCCCCAATCCAGACAAGAGGAGGTTTCCGGAGCTTCCCACACTTCTGGGGAGAAGACTTCTTAGCCAGCTTGATGTTTAAAATTCAGCTGGAGCCGTTAAAACTGCGTGCATGGACGCTGAATGGGTTTGTAAAGTTTCG GAACAAGGAGGCCAGTACTGGTCCAGTTGCTGTAATGGGGAAGGATTATTATAAGATTCTGGGTATCCAGTCCGGagccaatgaagatgaaatcaagaaAGCATATCGGAAGATGGCCCTGAAATATCACCCAGACAAGAACAAAGAGCCCAGTGCTGAGGAGAAGTTTAAGGAAATTGCAGAGGCTTATGATGTGCTGAGTGATCCCAAGAAACGTGCTGTTTATGACCAGTATGGAGAAGAAG GCCTGAAGACCGGTGGTGGCAGCTCTGGAGGCTCAGGAGGCTCCTTCCACTATACCTTCCATGGTGACCCCCACGCCACTTTCGCCTCCTTCTTTGGTGGCTCCAACCCCTTCGACATCTTCTTCGCCAGCAGTCGTACCACACGGCCTTTCAATGGTTTTGATCCCGACGACATGGATGTGGACGAAGACGAGGACCCGTTTGGCGCCTTTGGCCGCTTTGGTTTCAATGGGCTAAGTGGGGGACCCAGACGACCGCAGGAATCCCTGCACCCCCGGCGGAAAGTGCAGGATCCCCCTGTGGTGCACGAGCTTCGCGTGTCCCTAGAAGAGGTATATCATGGCTCCACTAAGCGCATGAAGATCACCCGGAGGCGCCTCAATCCAGACGGTCGGACCGTGCGTACCGAGGACAAGATCCTGCACATTGTTATCAAGCGAGGCTGGAAGGAGGGCACCAAGATCACTTTTCCCAAAGAGGGCGATGCCACACCGGACAACATCCCCGCCGACATAGTCTTTGTACTCAAGGATAAGCCTCATGCCCACTTCCGCCGAGACGGGACCAACGTGGTGTACAGTGCACTGATCAGCCTCAAGGAG GCGCTGTGTGGATGCACTGTGAACATTCCCACCATCGACGGCCGAGTTATCCCCCTACCCTGCAATGACGTCATCAAGCCGGGCACTGTGAAGAGACTACGGGGGGAGGGGCTACCCTTCCCCAAGGTGCCCACCCAGCGGGGCGACCTTATAGTCGAGTTCAAAGTGCGCTTCCCTGACAGGATAGCCCCGCAGACGCGACAAATCTTAAAACAGCACCTGCCTTGCTCCTAG